A region of the Anolis sagrei isolate rAnoSag1 chromosome 4, rAnoSag1.mat, whole genome shotgun sequence genome:
ttACATTATTGTCATTTATGGCCACTAATATATTCATGGTGTCATGGTAAAATGCTATCCTAGCACTATCCCCACTGAATGCAAAGCAcctaccccacccccacccctattCCATAGATCTTTTAGTGGATCCTACAAAAAATATGTGATTCAGTGAATGAGAAGTTGCTCCCACCTCTGTCATGATGTCATTGAGTGGCCAGAGCTAATCTACATATGATACTGTGTTGTGATTTCCCACTCCACTCCAAACTTGAATCTCGGATTGGCTCTTATAGCAGCTGTGTCATAGAAAAGTGCAAATCAGATCAAGGAGTCGGATGCAGTAGAGAGCAGGTCAGTTCTTGGCACACTTCTACAAGCTGTTATCAATGGATTAAGGACAAAGAGGAAACACCTAGTTATAGCTGAGGAATTACTGTGTCCTCGGGACAGCCACTACGTTGTTAGAGGATTTCAAGAGATTCCCTCCAATCTGTGAGGACCCagtccttgttgaaatttatCACATGGTTATCCTGACCTAAGTTTGACTTTTGCTAGGAACTACTCTACATGTATACCCAATGATTCCACTTCCCTCTTACACTGCCACTCCTGTCATATCAAAGCTCACTCTGGcagattattatatattaatgtattttattcacCTTTTCTGATCGTTAACAATTTTAACATACTTTTCCAGTGTACAACAAAACATGGATCCCAACTCCTAGACTCTCCCAGCCAACATAgttttggggattctgggaggggaGTTTCCCAAACTTGCTGCTTACTTTGTTACAAATCAATTGGAGTATAGTCTCCAGATCAAGTCTACACTGTATTCTGGTTTGGTCACCTGGAATACcgcatccagttctgggcaccacagttcaagggcAATTATAAGTTGAAATGTGTTCAAAGGACAGTGACCAAGTTggcaaaaggtctggaaaccaagccctatgaaaaAGGACTTAAAGACAAGCCTTATTCAGCCTGATCACATTAAGAAATTTTCCCATCATAATACACTTCAGCcttttttcaagcatggagagctcatcacatgagttaaattaCTTCCGGCTGTCATGCGTAGCCCTccttggttgaaaagaggcagaagtgtcctgaaaggagggaactctggcaactcacctcattacattgagaaatttccccttcATAGgtcacttcagcctcttttcaagcatggagaaacATGGAGCTTATCACATATTcgggggttgaaaagaggcagaaatgtcttgaaggaagGGAATTCTGAAGACGggccagcaatcatgttcagagctTCTACCTCTTATTGTGCTTCACTCCCATGGTGCCAACTtaaaaacaggtgggatgggaaccatcaaagtttcccatCTTGTTTCATTGTCTaaccatcagcagtctcttgtatcatATGGGACTTGGTGCAGAACAATATTATTCTATGTAAACAAATTGTGTTAACCTGgagcactgtctcttgtatcataTTGGGTTTGGAAAAGAACAATGTTAtctcatggaaagaagtggttttaaactggtatcagtctcctttaatgtaagggcagggcaagggatctcttgacCTTtggatgctgttgttgtttctacaaattaaaaaaatactgacCATGTGATGAATGtaaaatgaatgtattgccagctcttaggtTTCCACGTGGGAGTGTGATGGGAAGGCAGAACTCAAAATGGGACTGTTGACAATATAAGAGGGGCAGTTCTCTATGCCAAAAGGGCGGACATTCATGCTTGGAAAAGACTgaaaggtgacatgatagccatatctaaATACCTAAAGGGATGTCATGTAGAAATTGAAGTAAACTTAGAGACTAGAACAGAACATTCCAAACTGTTTATCGCAATACATTAGTATCAACTTCGGTATGTAGGTGTGTTACgtgaatgtaatgagaaaccttTTGAGTCTatttgaaataagcaataaatcatatatttttaaaaatataaatgaaaggtcaGGGGtaccttgattgtgcttttcctgcatggcaggggttggactagatgctccatgcggtcttttccaactctattattctatgattctatgttgtgtccccatacatattgttattacagtttatgtatgCGTCTCTTATAAGGGATTAGATTGCTAGTAAAGCTGAAtaactgtgtcacaaaatgatgaatgtctaaaaagtgtgtcccCAACATGAAATGGTTGGAAAGCTCTAGACTACAATATGaaccagtggattcaaattacaaaaaaaagagattccacctaagcaaTCAGAACAACTTTTTCATTGTGAAAGCTGTTTGACAGTAGAACACTACTATAGAATTGatgcaccattttaactgccatggctccatgctgtggaattATAGTAGTTGTAATGTTAAAGATCTTTAgcttgctggtgcctcaccaaactacaactcccaggattccattgcactgaacaATGAGAGCTAAAGACAaattgcattaatactacagtatagatcaggtatgggcgaacttcggacctccaggtgttttggacttcaactcccacaattccggtagactgttaggaattgcgggagttgaagtccaaaacacctggagggcataagttgcccatgcctgtaaaTAGACATATTTTAAAGTTTGGAGATTGAAAACCAATGTGCAATTTGCACAACagtaaaagaggggaaaaaactgGGTTGCtaaaggttttttcgggctatatggccgtgttctagaggcattctctccttatgtttcgcctgcatctatggcaagcatcctcagaggtagtgaggtctgttggaactaggaaaatggatttatatatctgtgaaatgtccagggtgggacaaaggactattgtctgttggagctagtcctttgtcccaccctggtcatttcacagatatataaatccattttcctagttccaatagacctcactacctctgaggatgcttgccatagatgcaggcaaaacgtaaggagaaaatgcctctagaacatggccatatagcccgaaaaaccctacaacaacccagtgattccggccatgaaagccttcgaaaatacaggGAAACAACTAGTTGCATTACTTGCTCCCTCTTTTCAGCTGGAATTAAAAAGGTCATTTGACACACACTCAGAATAAAATCCAGAAGGCCACACTTGCCTTTACAgtaaaaatggggaaaacaaaATATTTCTCCTGTTCTTCTTTTCCCTATTTCTCCGAGAAGGAAGTCAACAAATCAACCATAAACTAAATAAGGCAACATACAGAGGAAAGCTGTCACCTAGCTTGCTTTGTCTTATGATGTTTCTTCACTTCTTTGAATACTTGATGAGTGGATCGGTTTGCATGTTACTGACTCATATAAAATGATTATAGAGTTGGCCACTTGGATTGTTTCTCCTTAGCTGAAGGCTTGGTTTGATACCCTTCAATCCAGAAGCTCTTATTGTAAGGCAATTGTGCATCTCCTGAAGTTTCTACAGTACCCTTTCTAGATTAAGTAGGAAAATGAGTTCAGTTAGACTTTACATTCAAACACCTTGTAAATGAGACTCTCAGACAAATTGGGTGACAGTTTCAGTGTTTTGAGCCTGTAGAAGACACACCTGGCTTCTTCACCACGATTTTTCTCCATTTTGGGAGATCTACCCTTTCTACATCTAATACCTTCCTTCTGTGGTCTGTGTCTCGGCAATATCGATAACCACAGGTTGGTTTCTGTAAGGTGTAAAATGGATTGTATGAATTGGTATAGTTGGGGTTGTAGAAAGCAAAGTTGAGAGACTCAGATTTGTATCCCCCAGGGTGTAGGACAACGGGGACATATTCTGAAACTAAAGCCTGCTCCATCTTGTAACCCAGAGCAACTGGAAATTGGCTGTGCCCACCAGCCGATGCTTTGGCTGGTTTCTTCTTCTGTGACATCATGTAGCATGGACGAGTGCTCTGATTTTCATAGACGTTTGGGTCTGTAAAGAGAAAAGCCAAATGCAGGGAGATACTGAGTCATCTTTCTCTATAGCGAACTACTTAGATATCATTTTGAGGCCTAATTTCCCAAAGAACTGTGAGTCAAATAGAAATGTGCTTATATCAGCTCCATCTGCAGAAGTGTGTCTTCTACTAAAACAGTGTGTGTCGCTCTGAGGCAAGGAGATCTTTAAGATGTGTTGTGTGTGGATGGGTCAAAATTATTTTCTTCTGAGGTACAGAAAAAAATGGCATAGATTCTTTAGCCAAGTCAAATTGCATGGTGTTTATTTCTATATTacaatatttgtatcccaccctgtACCTGCAGATCTCAGAGAAGCTCAGAGATCTCATATTAAATCAATATGAACAATGAAAAAATCTAAAGCAATAAGAATAAATTGTTAAAACTTAGAAGCACTTAAagcaacatttaaaataaaacaattgaaaagcaggagaaaccatttaaaacaaattAGAATGCATGCCCAGATGGTATTAAAAAAGAATTCGTATTCAAAGTTTTTAACAATGTGGACCACATTGTTAAAAACTTTGAGGAAACATGGCCTCGCGGATCCACTACTTTGTGCAAGGCTGATGAGGCAAACCTTTCTAGTCTGAATTGCCTAATAAGGGTGGAGAAGGACTTCCAGATTGGTGCCTAACATCTTATTTATGTCTGTAGAAAAATAGCAGAAGCTACTGTATTTCTGGTGAAATAAAGTGTGATTCTTCTCAGAGCTGTACTGAATTTTTATAAGTTATAATACCTTGCTTGATCCACCTAAAATGCATGCTCCCATAACTTTCACTCCTTTCTAGATAGATCAAATGAGACAAACAGCAAGTCAGATAAGTGTGTGGAGGTTGTATATTTTAGTTAAATTGTGAGTGCCCTCTAAATGCCTAGTTTATGCCATCATCTCTCCAGTGGTTGTATCAGTTTAGGTCAGAAAGATGGTAGGATTCCCTCCTTGGGCTGATGGGCCTAAATGAGCCTAAGATAGGAAGGTTGGATCTGTTTCTAATGATAGTTTCTAGGTGCTGGATTCTGGTGGGGGCACAGATAGCTCTCCCCGCGATTGAATAAAAAACACGAGTAGAGGCAATCTAGGGTGACCTGAATATCCTGCAATCATTTCCCCCACAAATGGCCCTGTCTGTGTGCAGGCCATTCATGGGGAGCTACTGGGGCCATTATAAACTTCTTAAATACATTGGGGGAGGAAGACAGATCAAATGAGAGATGGTAGGATTCCCTCCTTGGACTGATggaagactaaggacctcatcacattgaggtccaaatCTGTGGGGCAGTGTAGCAAATCCATGGGGTAGTAGGAGGGGGGACCATTGCGCTGTGCTCCTTATCTCATGCTGCACCTCGTACCTCATTCCACAGGAGAAACATCAGCaagtggctccccccccccccccccccgttcttctATATggaacatgagaagcctcctgtTTTCCCAGGGAagcatcctagcatgctgccaggatgcttcctctaTGGAGCCCTACCGGAAGTTGCCTTACGTTATCTTGATGGCATCCGGCGGGCTCCGTGGAGGAGGCGTCCTGGCAGGGGGCTAGGATGCTTCAATCTCTCCGTGTGATGTCATAAGTGGGCCTAAGATAGGAAGGTTGTATTAAAAGAACCTTTCCTCAAAAGAGAAGCACAGGAAATATATGAAAAAGAGAACATAAGCTTCCATCAAATTCAGAGGGCACAATATGTCCAGTCTTAATGTCCTGTAGTATCAACCAAAGAATCTTCATCTgaaagttcctttttaaaaaacaaagtgatttattctatttatatcaTTTTCTTTGACACAATGAAAATGGCAAACTAGCAGACTGAGATTTTCCCAACTGCAGAAGCAGGCTCTATGGCCTGTAGAACTGTGAATTTTTCTCCCTCACGACACCTTGGGGGTTTATGAAACCAGAGGATGGGAAGGTTAGGCTGCAAAGTCTTATTTTGTAGCctttcatttcacagtgtagattaTGCCCTCTCCAGGCTAGGAGGATTGGAATCACCCCCTCTTTGTCTCTGGGACTCCCAGGCCCAGGGATGCAAGGGATTGGAAGAAAGGCAAATAAACTTCCATTATGGCCCAATTCCCTTGACCTGGCGGGTGGCAACACCTTGGATCTATCCTCAGCCTTGCAAAGTCTGAGTGGAGAAGGTGGCCCTCTATGAAAAAGCGGAAGAACATTATTCATCATCCCAAGACTAGTTTTAACTGACACAATCTATGCTCCcttttacacagccatataaaatccagatcatctgctttgaactgtgtagactcatataatccactggattatgtggcagtgtagaaggagcctgtgtGATAGGGCTAAACTGCACTTGATCCAGTTTAGAAGAGACCCTGAGATTTATGgcactctaggaatctctttggGACTCCCCAGTCGTGCAGCCATTCAGTTTCCTTTCTGCCCAGAGTTGAGGGAAAGGACACACAACCATCCAATATATCCAAATTATTTGTATTCCTCTGCATGGTCTGGGAGGATTAAGGTAAGAAAGATACAAAATGACATATGAAAGAAAGGAGGCTTCTCTGAGGAGTGGAGAAGGGGTGAATGTGGGAAAAAGCAAAAAGGGTAGAAGTAAAGGGAAATATTGGGATACTAGGAGAGAGTCTTTATCCAGGATCTCTCATAGATCCCttttacaccaccatataatccagattgtgaaatcagataatccacattatctgctttaaactggattataggcatttatacttccatataatccagttcaaagcagataatctggattttatattgcagtgtggtagGGGCCATAAAGTTGTTTTCCTGTCGAAGAAGAATGCTAGACCTAAGTTTATGAAAGTCTGGGCAGTCATTTGATTGGTTCATGGACCCCTGCTTTTCAGAGTgagggcaagggggggggggggcaacctacTACAGGATGGCCTCTGCAGACTAGTGGAGAATGAGGTTTACACCGATAGTCAATGATGGGGATGGGTGGATTCTGAAAATCTGAATTTTAGACttcaaatctgatttttgaaaggaatttttaaaaataaaaactcaaaCTAAAAATAAGCTTTGGTTCCAAATCAACAATTTGGGTTGGCTGACTGAATCAATAGAAATTTATGCCAGAGCAGATTACCATATTTTCACTATTTCAACAGGTCTCCTCTGGTGAGAATTAAGATCTGGATGTAAGTCTTTAGCTTTACATTTTCAGCAAGTAATGCCTAGTATTAgctaggttgttttttttttttttttaaaggatctgAAATCTTTGTGTAAGaactattttttctttgtttcttaacTGGCCAGTTCTACATTGGTTCCTTTATTTTCCTCCCATTAGTGCCTGTACTCTAGGtggttgtttattttaaaaccatGTTACATTCCATGACGCTCTGATCTTGTTAAGTTGTATTATTTTCAGCCTCCAGATTGGACCGTGTCTGCTGACTTCTAAGGCTCTTAAACCTGTTACAAGGGAAATCAGTGGATGTTTATGTAAAGGAGTGAACACTAGTTATTTGAAGCAAAGGGAATAGGTGCTGTAGAATAACATGGATATTTCTAATGTACCTTGCAGGCATAGTTTTCAGCCAACAGATGCACGGAGTTCAGTGTTTTCTTTTCAAAGGTAGTAAATAGGTATTTTGTCAGCATTCAAATACTAACACAAAATTTCCAGAGAATTCAGCCACTGCCAAGAACAATTGGTTGTCTTAGTAGTGTTTCAATTGGATTGTACCCAAATATACCATTACAAGACTCAGTTTTCTTCCATATAGAATCATACAACTgttcagttggaagagaccacaaggatgaGTCTGACCCCTTctaaaatgccatataaaatccagattatcttctttgaagtggaatatatggcgatgtagactcatataatccagttcaaagcagagaatgtggattatctgctttgataatctggatcatatggccgtgtagaagggccctctgtcTCATGCTATGCGGGAATATATAGTTAATACACCCATCAGAAATTTCAAtccaactttaaaaaatatattcagtAAAGTAGAATCCAGCATTAGAAGCCCTATAAATACAGTGAATTGGTCATTATTCTCAAATGGTATAGACATATTAAATGAATGAAAATTTAGAAAATCAACATTTATATCCTATGGGTTCAGTGGATGTAACAGTGCTTCAGCTGGAACCAACACTTGGTTTTGGACCAAGACTTCAATCATTCCTAACCAGGCAACAGGAATGGTAGAACAACATCTCTTGGTGAGACAGCATGAGAAGGCTGGATTGTATCATCCCATTGTTCATTATTAGAAAAAGACCCTCTCTTCTATTATTTGCCCACAAAAATAATTCTCTGACTATTTTGTTCTTCATTGTTATTCTCAAGGAGTCATCCTTCAGGATCTTTGCCTTCACGTCCCTTGTACATACACACAtttagagggagggagagaacagAGACAAGAAAGCTGAGGCCAAAGAGGGATAAAAGCGGTAAGAGAAcgaaactgggatattttgaaAGCAGCTAGAAAAATGTGTTGACAAAAGATTAACTGGAATTGTACTTATCAAATCACAACAGTTAGAAGATATGAAAACGGTGGTTCCATGTGGCATTTCCTCTCAAAGAGCTGACAACGTCTTTCCTTCTGGACAAGATCTTATTATGATATTGCCACCATTCAGGAAAAGTCCTGCATTACCAATGACCTTTAATTCAGAGGTGGATCATACCCTCTGCATTTTGGGGTCCTCTGCCATGGACTGCACACTGCCGTTCCTTTGGGACCAGAACTGAGGCTCCACTCAGTTTTGATTCTTATTTTTGCTTGAAGCTTAATTTGTTGTTGCTAcctcctttcccctttattctcaAAAGGCAATTAGCTTTTTCCTGTTCAGTTACCATGATTGGATGTTCATGAATTGCTTTTAATCAGTCACTTCCTGTCCCTTGAGGAATAGGCAGCTTGAATTATGAGCTTCCTCTTTGCAACAAGAatatacaattattttattttattaagtcATTCTTGAAAAAAAGAGGACCAGTAATTACATCCCAACTCCATATATATAGGGAAAGATGGACAAATTTCAGGGTAATCCAAGAGTGCTACAATAGCAGGGTGTTAACAAGGAGCAACTAGTAAATCAAGCAAGAAGAAAATTATTAATCGCACAGAATCCCTTTAAAAATCTCCACCATAACCAATGTGTTGGTGCTGCAACTGAATTTTCTTCATTTCTCAAGGCACATGAAGCCAATTTATGCTAAGAttgtgagtttatttatttataatgaggatttgtggtttttgtttgtttatttagatATTGGGCTATCTATGAAATATTGGGAATCCAAGCACAGTGTTTGGAATCCACACCTCCCGCTGTTTCACAGATCTTCAAGTTTTTCTTCAGAGTTTCATTCATTCACTACTTGTGTTGAGAAAAACAGGGTATCTGAGAAACTGATGATAAAAGTTACCAGTTACGGGTATTTGGAAAAATGCATTATGTATTCAATAGGAGATCTCTGGGAATTGATGCTTCTACCTTGTGAATAAACAGGTAGAAATGTCAGAGCTGCTTCAAAGGCAGAAGCTTACAATGTCAGCAAAAACTTTAATATTGAAGAGCATTTCAAAGTACAAATTTTTGGTTAAGGGAGATGCAATCTGTACATCTTTATAACCATTTCTACTTCTCTGATTCCCATTCATGTATTAAATTGTTTAAGATGCATGAGTATTAATTTACCAAACCCCATTCACTTCAATTCTGTTTGGAGTAGTAATCGGTTTTAGCTCTTAATTCCTTATTAATCTTAACTAATCCAAACAAACAATCCCTGTTGTTCATGAGGAGTTAGAGAATAATATTTACATAACCAAGGAGTTTGGATGAGGAAGGATAAGAGAGAGGAAGATTAATAATGAAgtatatctgagggcccttctacgctATCCTAAAACTCATGAGAGGTCACAAGTttgcctgaggcatccaaatgatgcttcaggtAAACCCAAATAAActggagaaaactgggatatcccagtttactctggattaatttgacacctgctAAAGTCCAGCTCTTTGCAGGTGCCAGACCTTTGGAGATGCTCCGTaggtcaatccccacagcaatCCTGGTTGCCCATGGACCCCTACTGAATGACTTTACACAGGCCACACTctgtaagccaggggtcctcaaactttttaaatagagggcctggtcacagtccctcaaactgttggagggccagattataatttgaaaaaaaacatgaatgaattcctgtgcacactgcacatatattatttgtaatgcaaaaacacataaaaacaatatattaaaattaagaacaattttaacaaatttaaatttattagtatttcaatgagaaatgtgggcctacttttggctgatgagataggattgttgttgttgttgttgtgtgctttcaagtcatttcagacttatgttgaccctaagcaagggccgggcaaatgaccttggagggccgcatctggcccccgggccttagtttgaggacccctgctgtaagccatgaaggaaggcaaagacagacagacagacagacagacacagacacacacacacacacacaccggtcaggcaaacaaataaaaccctgtgatagattcacctgGGGGTTGCCAATTACTTGAAAATGCACAACAGCAGAGCAGCAAATTTAAAGTTAAATCACTCCTGATAAATAGTCATGCAccctctgttttttttaaaaaaaaacttgaatgaagAGAGTCCACCACCTTCTGAGGTGACGTATACCAGTgtagaacagctcttacaatcagaaagttcttcctactgttcaggAATAATTTTTTTGTAACATGAATGCACTGATTCAAGCCCTGTCCTCTTCAGCAGCACAAAACAAACTTTCTCCATCTTCTATATGATAGCTCTTCAGAGATTTAGGAATTGTTATCATATCACCTCTCTGTCTTATTTTCACTGAGCTGAATATATCCAACTCCCTAATCATTTGTCACAGGACTTTTTTCCAGCTCTCTTAATATCTTGGTCCCTCTCCTCTGGACtcatgaaatgatttttttttcattgtggtTTCTGAAACTAGGCAAAATATTCCAGATAAGGTTTTAACAAAGCAGAAGAGCATGGCAGTtctacttcccttgatctggacactatatGGCATTAACCAAGCTTAAAATTGCATTGGGTTGTCAACCATATCACACCACATCATACTTATGTTGAGTTTGTGGTTTACTAAAATGCTGAGTTCCTTTTCACATGCACTGTTGTCATGCTTGGTGTTGCCCGTCACATATTAGCACATTCCATTTTTCCATCTAAATGTGGTGTTTTACATTAGTCCATGTAGGAGTTAATGTTGctagttttggtccagctctcaaatGTATTAAGTTATCCTATATCCTGATTTTCTCTTCTGAAGTATTAGTTGCTCCCCATAGGTGGGTAAAATCTCAACATTTCACAAGCATTTTCTGCTACTGTGTAATTCGAGTCATTTATATAAATTTTGGAACAAAACTGGGCCCAGGACTTCACTCTATGGTGATCTACTTGAACTTCTCCACTAGACAATGAGAGATGACTCATGAACATTCTTTAGATTCAATACTTGCTACAATCCCGCCTAACAATACCATcatttagctcagtggttctcaagctgtgggtccccaggtatttgggcctacaactcccagaaatcccagccagtttacctgctgttcggatttctgggagttgaaggccaaaacatctgactACCAATGCTCAAGAATTTGTTCATTCCACTAAGCTAACATTTGATAGTATTCTATGTTCTGCAGATATTTGGTATGAATTTGAAGTATGCATGTCTTATATCTTCCATGGTTGAAAACATGCTTAAACTTCAAAGGCAGCATTGAAAGAAGTGGTTCTATAAGAAATACTAATGCACCATTGggtaagaaagaaaataaatatagcatttaACATTTTCAAAATGCAGGCCAATTTAAATCCATTTTGTGAGAGACACATTTATGGCCATTTTTTATTTACCTTCAAAGAACCCATAGGAACAAACTGCTAAAGTTCCCATATGCATTTGAGCAGTTAGCAGCACTGCAAAACATTGGGTGTTTCCTAACGCAGCATATTTCCCAGATGAACTAGCAAGCTTTCTACTAGCTCCTTTAGAAGCCTGGTGCTACTGGAAAGAAATTATTCATACAACACACCTCCTTAAAAACccagacacacaaacacattggTTATGAAGTCATGAGAACTAAAAAATGATCCATGCAATTAATATAATTAgggtttccattcttcttttaCTACCTGTTCTTCACCTAACACATAAATTTAACAAGGTGGACAACATCAGAATCTGTCATGCTCcttctgcactaccatataatatccagattatctgatttgacctggattatatggcaatgtagactcatataatacagttcaaagcagataatgtggattatctgcttttataacctggattat
Encoded here:
- the CIMIP3 gene encoding putative uncharacterized protein CIMIP3, with translation MMSQKKKPAKASAGGHSQFPVALGYKMEQALVSEYVPVVLHPGGYKSESLNFAFYNPNYTNSYNPFYTLQKPTCGYRYCRDTDHRRKVLDVERVDLPKWRKIVVKKPGVSSTGSKH